A genomic region of Miscanthus floridulus cultivar M001 chromosome 3, ASM1932011v1, whole genome shotgun sequence contains the following coding sequences:
- the LOC136541745 gene encoding 5-amino-6-(5-phospho-D-ribitylamino)uracil phosphatase, chloroplastic-like — protein sequence MVVDTVSASTSIIAPHLFDHRSRGAGASHHHHLRRTFHVVACRPLPTAFAGRRLVARVNRQPSPRLADWPIRALAMGVTKEASPRREYRGIPGDGGDMGDVGVTSPAPSPPQNRADDPKLHNPLLRLERMGCGWLGVIFEWEGVIVEDDAELERQAWLTLAQEEGKSRPPAFVLRRVEGMKNEQAISEVLCWFRDPAELRRLALRKEEIHNSLRGGSYHQMRTGSREFMSTLANYKIPIAVATTRPRKVIEEAIEAVGVRSFFDAVVAAEDVYRGKPDPEMFLYAAQLLSFIPERCIVFGNSNSAVEAAHDARMKCVAVASKHKIYELSAADLVVKQLDELSVVDLKNLADIESPEFGMEPEPEMEEEAPPPSTSVGVDDLFW from the coding sequence ATGGTTGTCGATACGGTCAGCGCGAGCACCTCCATAATTGCCCCCCACCTGTTCGACCACAGGTCCAGGGGCGCCGGCgcctcccaccaccaccacctccgccggACGTTCCATGTCGTCGCCTGCCGCCCCCTGCCCACcgccttcgcgggccgccgcctcgtggCCCGGGTCAACAGGCAGCCGTCGCCTCGACTCGCCGATTGGCCGATCAGGGCGCTGGCTATGGGTGTCACAAAGGAGGCCAGCCCTCGCAGGGAGTACCGGGGGATCCCCGGGGACGGTGGCGACATGGGGGATGTTGGGGTCACCAGCCCCGCGCCGTCGCCTCCACAGAACAGGGCAGATGACCCCAAGCTGCACAACCCGCTGCTCCGCCTCGAGCGCATGGGCTGCGGGTGGCTCGGCGTCATCTTCGAGTGGGAGGGGGTCATTGTTGAGGATGATGCCGAATTGGAGAGGCAGGCATGGTTGACCCTGGCGCAGGAGGAGGGCAAGTCGCGGCCTCCCGCTTTTGTGTTGCGGAGAGTCGAAGGGATGAAGAACGAGCAGGCGATTTCTGAGGTTCTCTGCTGGTTTCGGGACCCCGCGGAGCTTAGGAGATTGGCCTTGAGGAAGGAGGAGATTCACAACAGCCTCCGAGGCGGCTCCTACCACCAGATGAGGACCGGTTCCAGGGAGTTCATGAGCACGCTCGCCAATTACAAGATCCCCATCGCTGTGGCCACCACACGTCCACGGAAGGTTATCGAGGAAGCCATTGAAGCTGTTGGCGTGCGCAGCTTCTTTGATGCGGTTGTGGCAGCGGAAGACGTGTACCGGGGCAAGCCCGACCCAGAAATGTTTCTGTACGCTGCTCAGCTCCTCAGTTTCATCCCGGAGAGGTGCATCGTGTTTGGGAACTCCAATTCGGCGGTGGAAGCAGCACATGATGCCCGTATGAAGTGTGTCGCAGTCGCAAGCAAGCACAAAATCTACGAGCTTAGTGCTGCAGACCTTGTGGTGAAACAACTGGACGAGCTATCTGTCGTTGACTTGAAGAACCTCGCTGATATCGAGTCCCCGGAGTTTGGCATGGAACCTGAACCAGAGATGGAGGAGGAAGCGCCCCCACCATCGACGTCTGTGGGTGTAGATGATTTGTTCTGGTAA